A window of Ictidomys tridecemlineatus isolate mIctTri1 chromosome 15, mIctTri1.hap1, whole genome shotgun sequence contains these coding sequences:
- the LOC101970661 gene encoding dermokine isoform X11, with protein sequence MLGHNQGNFGGPGSPWGQGHPGGSEGSFGTNSLGGSSGQGGSGGSQSFGTDTQGAVAQPGYGSVRGSSQNSGCTNPPPSGSGGSSSNSGGSSSSQSGSGGSSHGGGSSGGSSHGGSSGGSSHGGSSSGGSSHSGSSSGNSGSGSSSGSSRERQPENSRELDQSFSVSKGSDSGPSSGSSSGGSGGYKPECDNPGNEARQAGGSGSQESRESSHLLGGSNHQGQGSSGDSGRGDAVSGLNTVNSQTSPGLFNFDTFWKNFKSKMGFINWDAIEKGRVPSPSTRALLYFRRLWENFKQRTPFFNWKEITEVRGAEVLFSR encoded by the exons ATGTTAGGCCATAATCAGGGCAATTTTGGAGGCCCAGGGTCTCCCTGGGGCCAGGGACACCCTGGAGGCTCAGAAGGCAGCTTCGGAACCAACTCTCTGGGAGGGTCCTCAGGCCAGGGAGGCAGTGGAGGGTCCCAAAGCTTTGGGACCGATACTCAG ggagcagtggccCAGCCTGGCTATGGTTCAGTGAGAGGCAGCAGCCAAAATTCAGGG TGCACCAACCCCCCACCCTCCGGCTCCGGTGGAAGCTCTAGCAACTCTGGG GGAAGCAGCAGCTCACAGTCAGGCAGTGGCGGCAGCAGCCACGGTGGCGGCAGCAGCGGTGGCAGCAGCCATGGTGGCAGCAGCGGTGGCAGCAGCCATGGTGGCAGCAGCAGTGGTGGCAGCAGTCACAGTGGCAGCAGCAGTGGCAACAGTGGCAGTGGCAGCAGCTCTGGGTCCAGCCGG GAACGACAGCCAGAAAACTCCAGGGAATTGGATCAAAGCTTTTCAGTGTCCAAG GGATCCGACTCGGGCCCTTCCTCAGGCAGCAGCAGTGGTGGCAGTGGTGGATACAAGCCCGAG TGTGACAACCCAGGGAATGAAGCCCGACAGGCCGGAGGATCTGGGAGTCAG gaaagcagagagagcagtCACCTCCTTGGGGGGTCCAATCATCAG GGGCAAGGGTCCAGTGGGGACAGTGGAAGAGGTGATGCTGTCAGCGGTCTCAATACCGTG AACTCTCAGACGTCTCCTGGGCTCTTCAATTTCGACACTTTCTGGAAG aaCTTTAAATCCAAAATGGGTTTCATTAACTGGGATGCCATAGAAAAG GGCCGAGTCCCGTCCCCCAGCACCCGAGCCCTCCTCTACTTCCGCCGCCTCTGGGAG AATTTCAAACAGAGAACTCCTTTCTTCAACTGGAAAGAAATTACTGAGGTAAGGGGGGCAGAAGTTCTCTTTTCAAGGTGA
- the LOC101970661 gene encoding dermokine isoform X6, translating to MKLHGSLACLLLALCLGSGAAGPLQGGGESAGQGLGDAISNGVGEAIGQGAKEAASSGIQDAIGQGGGEVASRTRELGDTVSHRLGEAARTLENTGNEAGRQVENAIHHGVDAARGSEAWGTSGGHGMLGHNQGNFGGPGSPWGQGHPGGSEGSFGTNSLGGSSGQGGSGGSQSFGTDTQGAVAQPGYGSVRGSSQNSGCTNPPPSGSGGSSSNSGGSSSSQSGSGGSSHGGGSSGGSSHGGSSGGSSHGGSSSGGSSHSGSSSGNSGSGSSSGSSRERQPENSRELDQSFSVSKGSDSGPSSGSSSGGSGGYKPECDNPGNEARQAGGSGSQESRESSHLLGGSNHQGQGSSGDSGRGDAVSGLNTVNSQTSPGLFNFDTFWKNFKSKMGFINWDAIEKDQRSFRIP from the exons ATGAAGTTACACGGGTCCTTGGCCTGCCTCCTGCTGGCCCTGTGCCTGGGCAGCGGGGCTGCTGGCCCACTGCAGGGTGGAGGGGAGAGCGCGGGGCAAGGGCTGGGAGACGCTATTAGCAATGGAGTTGGGGAGGCCATTGGCCAAGGAGCTAAGGAGGCAGCCAGCTCTGGAATCCAGGATGCCATTGGCCAAGGGGGTGGAGAAGTTGCCTCTAGAACCAGGGAGCTGGGGGACACTGTCAGCCACAGGCTTGGGGAAGCCGCCCGGACCCTGGAGAACACTGGGAACGAGGCCGGCAGACAGGTGGAGAACGCCATTCACCACGGAGTGGATGCGGCCCGCGGCTCTGAGGCTTGG GGAACATCTGGAGGCCATGGCATGTTAGGCCATAATCAGGGCAATTTTGGAGGCCCAGGGTCTCCCTGGGGCCAGGGACACCCTGGAGGCTCAGAAGGCAGCTTCGGAACCAACTCTCTGGGAGGGTCCTCAGGCCAGGGAGGCAGTGGAGGGTCCCAAAGCTTTGGGACCGATACTCAG ggagcagtggccCAGCCTGGCTATGGTTCAGTGAGAGGCAGCAGCCAAAATTCAGGG TGCACCAACCCCCCACCCTCCGGCTCCGGTGGAAGCTCTAGCAACTCTGGG GGAAGCAGCAGCTCACAGTCAGGCAGTGGCGGCAGCAGCCACGGTGGCGGCAGCAGCGGTGGCAGCAGCCATGGTGGCAGCAGCGGTGGCAGCAGCCATGGTGGCAGCAGCAGTGGTGGCAGCAGTCACAGTGGCAGCAGCAGTGGCAACAGTGGCAGTGGCAGCAGCTCTGGGTCCAGCCGG GAACGACAGCCAGAAAACTCCAGGGAATTGGATCAAAGCTTTTCAGTGTCCAAG GGATCCGACTCGGGCCCTTCCTCAGGCAGCAGCAGTGGTGGCAGTGGTGGATACAAGCCCGAG TGTGACAACCCAGGGAATGAAGCCCGACAGGCCGGAGGATCTGGGAGTCAG gaaagcagagagagcagtCACCTCCTTGGGGGGTCCAATCATCAG GGGCAAGGGTCCAGTGGGGACAGTGGAAGAGGTGATGCTGTCAGCGGTCTCAATACCGTG AACTCTCAGACGTCTCCTGGGCTCTTCAATTTCGACACTTTCTGGAAG aaCTTTAAATCCAAAATGGGTTTCATTAACTGGGATGCCATAGAAAAG GACCAGAGGAGCTTTCGCATCCCGTGA
- the LOC101970661 gene encoding dermokine isoform X8 — translation MKLHGSLACLLLALCLGSGAAGPLQGGGESAGQGLGDAISNGVGEAIGQGAKEAASSGIQDAIGQGGGEVASRTRELGDTVSHRLGEAARTLENTGNEAGRQVENAIHHGVDAARGSEAWGTSGGHGMLGHNQGNFGGPGSPWGQGHPGGSEGSFGTNSLGGSSGQGGSGGSQSFGTDTQGAVAQPGYGSVRGSSQNSGCTNPPPSGSGGSSSNSGGSSSSQSGSGGSSHGGGSSGGSSHGGSSGGSSHGGSSSGGSSHSGSSSGNSGSGSSSGSSRERQPENSRELDQSFSVSKCDNPGNEARQAGGSGSQNSQTSPGLFNFDTFWKNFKSKMGFINWDAIEKGRVPSPSTRALLYFRRLWENFKQRTPFFNWKEITEVRGAEVLFSR, via the exons ATGAAGTTACACGGGTCCTTGGCCTGCCTCCTGCTGGCCCTGTGCCTGGGCAGCGGGGCTGCTGGCCCACTGCAGGGTGGAGGGGAGAGCGCGGGGCAAGGGCTGGGAGACGCTATTAGCAATGGAGTTGGGGAGGCCATTGGCCAAGGAGCTAAGGAGGCAGCCAGCTCTGGAATCCAGGATGCCATTGGCCAAGGGGGTGGAGAAGTTGCCTCTAGAACCAGGGAGCTGGGGGACACTGTCAGCCACAGGCTTGGGGAAGCCGCCCGGACCCTGGAGAACACTGGGAACGAGGCCGGCAGACAGGTGGAGAACGCCATTCACCACGGAGTGGATGCGGCCCGCGGCTCTGAGGCTTGG GGAACATCTGGAGGCCATGGCATGTTAGGCCATAATCAGGGCAATTTTGGAGGCCCAGGGTCTCCCTGGGGCCAGGGACACCCTGGAGGCTCAGAAGGCAGCTTCGGAACCAACTCTCTGGGAGGGTCCTCAGGCCAGGGAGGCAGTGGAGGGTCCCAAAGCTTTGGGACCGATACTCAG ggagcagtggccCAGCCTGGCTATGGTTCAGTGAGAGGCAGCAGCCAAAATTCAGGG TGCACCAACCCCCCACCCTCCGGCTCCGGTGGAAGCTCTAGCAACTCTGGG GGAAGCAGCAGCTCACAGTCAGGCAGTGGCGGCAGCAGCCACGGTGGCGGCAGCAGCGGTGGCAGCAGCCATGGTGGCAGCAGCGGTGGCAGCAGCCATGGTGGCAGCAGCAGTGGTGGCAGCAGTCACAGTGGCAGCAGCAGTGGCAACAGTGGCAGTGGCAGCAGCTCTGGGTCCAGCCGG GAACGACAGCCAGAAAACTCCAGGGAATTGGATCAAAGCTTTTCAGTGTCCAAG TGTGACAACCCAGGGAATGAAGCCCGACAGGCCGGAGGATCTGGGAGTCAG AACTCTCAGACGTCTCCTGGGCTCTTCAATTTCGACACTTTCTGGAAG aaCTTTAAATCCAAAATGGGTTTCATTAACTGGGATGCCATAGAAAAG GGCCGAGTCCCGTCCCCCAGCACCCGAGCCCTCCTCTACTTCCGCCGCCTCTGGGAG AATTTCAAACAGAGAACTCCTTTCTTCAACTGGAAAGAAATTACTGAGGTAAGGGGGGCAGAAGTTCTCTTTTCAAGGTGA